A window of the Eremothecium cymbalariae DBVPG#7215 chromosome 5, complete sequence genome harbors these coding sequences:
- a CDS encoding uncharacterized protein (similar to Ashbya gossypii AEL103W) has translation MQFKSLAVSSVLASAGTLVSAEENPSSWTSLSATATYKCGATDYASTFGIGVVPLATSSASAAAPPAKRSVISQIGDGQIQATYEPAAPAPTPSTTTLSSVGSSASSCAPLASVSAVACKQDGTLQITLKDGVLYDSHGRIGSIVANRQFQFDGPPPQAGTIFAKGWSLTPEGNLALGDSDVFYRCLSGNFYNLYDEHIAEQCSAIKLQAIDLAQC, from the coding sequence atgcaGTTCAAGAGTTTAGCAGTATCATCAGTTTTGGCGTCGGCAGGTACTTTGGTATCGGCGGAGGAGAATCCATCCAGCTGGACGTCGTTGTCGGCGACGGCGACGTACAAGTGTGGTGCCACTGATTACGCAAGTACTTTTGGTATCGGTGTCGTTCCTCTGGCCACGTCCAGTGCGTCTGCTGCGGCGCCTCCAGCCAAGAGGTCTGTGATTTCGCAGATTGGAGACGGCCAGATCCAGGCGACGTACGAGCCTGCGGCGCCTGCGCCAACGCCAAGCACCACGACGTTGAGTTCGGTTGGTTCGTCTGCGAGCAGCTGTGCTCCTTTGGCCTCTGTTAGTGCTGTTGCCTGCAAGCAGGACGGTACTTTGCAGATCACCTTGAAGGACGGTGTTTTGTACGACTCGCATGGCAGAATTGGTTCGATTGTGGCCAACAGACAGTTCCAATTCGACGGTCCTCCTCCTCAAGCCGGTACTATCTTTGCTAAGGGCTGGTCTTTGACCCCAGAAGGTAACTTGGCTCTCGGTGACAGCGACGTATTCTACAGGTGTCTGTCCGGTAACTTTTACAATTTGTACGATGAGCACATTGCTGAACAGTGTTCTGCCATCAAGTTGCAGGCTATCGACTTGGCCCAATGTTAG
- the FAR1 gene encoding cyclin-dependent protein serine/threonine kinase inhibiting protein FAR1 (similar to Ashbya gossypii AEL104W) produces the protein MAVTTPVMGQGPKLSHTPPSRESNSGSPAGKFLRTLSGRSLRRFSRLKRNSNSAASAVTTFNATVKTIDEIEGNFWKLNEAVQEFTPSMDQKKRPSPLNLKMLSPPLTVERIVPDKGTWCELGTPIKMEPSLKEMSRPSPHKPLGLDLFRNRNSSGQWFFPRSQLEDHEYYHEEDSPTFLVMQRRESGNKVTTPGAKRFTENVCTICGEYLNALLAGERVIELSCEHQSHYQCYSALLESTLPNDRYPRCEGCLKECKPKEEEILNNMQSALLLTRTVATPRDSIKPYTLKLETTRFEKSLCSLYTPCEQLIKSTDVSSNGFRTPNGIADPHRLSYNRVEDDVTLDFPNSAATSKLIESPIDLDLGTESVKVNIIPQVNKVNVNEKSECVILPFVLSCYVPNIKVQQEAVVPENIADNNIQEKIIGHLYSKLGDIAIDSGKLRLFDRLQYSLDGNQWTPVVLYFFEKCLLLVQQGDSNFGDQDDDDQDTNTVRIIGKIPMNQLSSFHKYDPNTLILDLKSLSFPEVYLQSSDTSTGLITKWYFYLANTEKEVPVVQQTTNCWSTLPSYILDHIPKELISYNQLTGDGLGMPTNFDRLPSSENDTSTTGVAGSNDPGKLQIVVAVSLINCNKNLHTNEQLLEIIQRKLREIKNALNGEDLLGLVLISKSGIQQGRFYGMVSKHWESWDEIINELAVHNNESNNATKEKQEEQEDELAQLMQTCDRLLSTVDEPSEYLRHLVILGNDYDDIGTLPTHVGKKFEWTERYTNRILNEYRFSITHYVTANSYILLRNHVKGLTYNIDTQIVSQIADVDVQELLKNLHSKVINQLHVELKSFDPKTASFERIERNGQMTPCSSEESLSLQIGGLKPGDSKSILFEMRLATNRIKQYLGEFDYSHPTDSSTCNFQPQKPSVSLSLTECYYQTKFNNNRKKRANAIKVQFSFQHSSYSPLSSPPTTTFNQTTTKNKPSLLPTDPDNPLFIDIPLVAPLTPSRDSIFVTRQLQFLVIDALNKNVDQYLAASENHLPLMPQSTLRELVSVLFGISRNCVCTLPTYYKDLDNLLPIAPYTESLCTILEEIAQEYDLALSDNTATATATATPTPHPKWLHHARTLLNSLI, from the coding sequence ATGGCGGTGACAACACCAGTGATGGGGCAAGGGCCAAAATTGAGCCATACCCCACCTAGTCGAGAATCCAATTCGGGAAGTCCTGCTGGGAAGTTTCTCAGGACCCTTTCCGGAAGATCTTTGAGAAGGTTCAGTAGATTAAAACGAAACAGTAATAGTGCAGCTAGTGCCGTCACAACTTTTAATGCCACGGTAAAAACGATAGATGAGATTGAAGGAAACTTCTGGAAGCTGAACGAAGCTGTTCAAGAGTTCACTCCTTCTATGGACCAGAAGAAAAGACCTAGTCccttgaatttgaagatgttgagTCCTCCGCTAACAGTTGAGAGGATTGTTCCGGATAAGGGCACATGGTGTGAGTTGGGGACTCCTATTAAAATGGAACCGTCTCTAAAGGAGATGTCACGGCCTTCACCACATAAACCTTTGGGACTTGATCTCTTTAGGAATAGGAATTCTTCCGGCCAGTGGTTCTTTCCCAGGAGTCAGTTGGAGGATCACGAATATTATCATGAAGAAGATTCACCAACATTCTTGGTTATGCAAAGGAGGGAGTCAGGAAATAAAGTAACCACACCCGGAGCTAAACGGTTCACGGAAAACGTATGCACCATTTGCGGAGAATATTTGAATGCATTGTTAGCAGGTGAAAGAGTTATAGAATTGTCATGTGAACATCAAAGTCATTACCAATGTTATTCAGCATTATTAGAGAGTACACTTCCTAATGACAGATACCCACGCTGCGAAGGTTGCTTAAAGGAATGCAAACCAAAGGAGGAAGAAATTTTAAACAACATGCAATCAGCTCTTTTATTAACGAGAACTGTGGCAACACCCCGCGATAGCATAAAACCATATACATTGAAGTTAGAAACAACTAGGTTTGAGAAGTCGTTGTGCAGTTTATACACCCCTTGTGAGCAGCTGATTAAAAGTACTGATGTGAGTTCCAACGGATTTCGGACTCCAAATGGTATTGCAGATCCGCATAGACTCAGTTACAATCGTGTTGAAGATGACGTAACACTTGACTTCCCAAATTCTGCAGCCACCAGCAAATTAATAGAAAGTCCCATTGATTTAGACCTTGGGACAGAGTCTGTAAAAGTTAATATTATCCCTCAAGTGAATAAAGTTAACGTTAACGAAAAATCTGAATGCGTTATCTTACCGTTTGTTTTGAGCTGTTATGTTCCCAATATCAAGGTGCAACAAGAAGCTGTTGTGCCCGAAAACATAGCTGATAACAACATACAGGAAAAAATCATTGGTCACCTGTATTCCAAGTTAGGAGACATTGCGATCGATTCTGGAAAGTTGAGGCTTTTCGATAGGCTACAATATTCTCTCGACGGAAATCAATGGACCCCTGTTGTTTTATACTTCTTCGAAAAGTGTCTTTTGTTAGTGCAACAAGGGGATTCAAATTTTGGCGATCAAGATGACGATGATCAAGATACGAACACTGTTAGGATCATTGGGAAGATACCCATGAATCAACTATCAAGCTTTCACAAGTACGACCCCAATACGCTGATACTAGATTTGAAAAGCCTTTCGTTTCCAGAAGTGTACCTCCAAAGCTCGGACACCAGTACTGGGTTGATAACCAAATGGTACTTCTACCTAGCTAATACCGAAAAGGAAGTACCTGTAGTTCAACAAACCACAAACTGTTGGTCAACGCTACCAAGTTACATTTTGGACCACATCCCAAAAGAATTAATTTCATATAATCAACTTACTGGTGATGGTCTTGGAATGCCGACTAACTTTGACCGTCTTCCATCCTCTGAAAACGATACCTCAACAACAGGAGTGGCAGGGTCAAACGATCCGGGGAAGCTGCAAATCGTAGTTGCGGTGAGTCTGATTAATTGTAACAAAAACTTGCATACCAATGAGCAATTATTGGAAATCATACAACGGAAATTGCGTGAGATTAAAAACGCTTTAAATGGGGAGGACCTGCTCGGTCTTGTACTGATATCCAAAAGTGGTATACAACAGGGAAGGTTTTATGGAATGGTATCCAAACACTGGGAATCATGGGATGAGATCATTAATGAGTTGGCAGTGCATAACAATGAAAGCAATAACGCCACCAAGGAGaagcaggaggagcaggaggatGAATTGGCCCAATTGATGCAGACATGCGACAGGCTACTAAGCACTGTAGACGAACCATCGGAATACTTGAGGCATTTGGTCATATTAGGTAACGACTATGATGATATAGGTACCCTTCCAACCCACGTAGGCAAAAAATTCGAATGGACAGAAAGATACACCAACAGGATCTTGAACGAATACAGATTCTCAATCACCCATTATGTCACTGCAAATAGCTATATTCTTCTGAGAAACCATGTCAAGGGACTGACCTACAACATAGATACACAGATCGTGTCTCAGATCGCGGATGTCGATGTCCAAGAGTTGCTGAAAAATCTCCATTCAAAAGTAATTAACCAGCTCCACGTCGAACTGAAAAGCTTCGATCCAAAAACCGCATCCTTCGAGAGGATCGAACGCAATGGCCAAATGACACCATGCTCCTCCGAGGAATCTTTGTCTCTACAAATAGGGGGCCTCAAACCAGGCGATTCGAAAAGCATACTATTTGAAATGCGACTTGCTACAAATAGAATAAAACAGTACCTAGGAGAATTCGACTACTCCCACCCCACCGACTCCAGCACCTGCAACTTCCAACCGCAAAAGCCAAGCGTATCCTTGTCCCTTACAGAATGCTACTACCAGACCAAATTTAACAACAATCGTAAAAAAAGAGCCAACGCAATTAAAGTACAATTTAGCTTCCAGCACTCAAGCTACTCCCCTCTGTCCAGCCCGCCAACCACCACCTTCAACCAAACaactacaaaaaataaaccaTCCCTCCTCCCCACCGACCCTGACAACCCGTTATTCATCGACATCCCTCTAGTAGCCCCCTTGACCCCCTCAAGAGACTCCATCTTCGTAACAAGACAATTACAATTCCTAGTAATAGATGCCCTCAACAAAAACGTTGACCAATACCTCGCCGCCTCAGAAAACCACCTGCCGTTAATGCCTCAGTCCACCCTTCGAGAACTCGTATCCGTCCTCTTCGGAATTAGCAGAAACTGCGTCTGCACCCTCCCAACATACTACAAAGACCTAGACAACCTGCTACCGATCGCACCTTACACGGAGTCTCTATGTACAATTCTCGAAGAAATCGCCCAAGAATACGACCTCGCACTTTCCGACAATACTGCCACTGCTACTGCTACCGCGACTCCCACTCCTCACCCCAAATGGCTACATCACGCCCGCACCCTCCTCAACTCCCTTATATAA
- the SSY5 gene encoding Ssy5p (similar to Ashbya gossypii AEL105W), producing MAKRLLRFYKKPRGQPGNSSQEGQSGGSDSRHSGRESGKAQEDDVPGVLGMGGEVFSSTASVQSSSIFSKSGITYGTDNSSNISGSAARKQTGALADNEDVGKPLRVVGVENFGEPLHTVIEQDEEDREQGVVVGSSSRLDATEIGVRRGFTRGVQQQSSSDKFITMDQVEMELRVLQNKLDTLVDDIHQNVKNISKAVIQAIEYFKEFLPDVRNLLYRVSMERCLHLRNITKVVLHFQDNLLQSDVYNNSRSILLRRYMEFLGKLNVNIYSEPLEATAQHTLPTMKVFAIGEDCHLPNKNKISSIIDEIAHVNDGSTSDQEGAYIAPLLRGLSKSSAILTIMFGFPNPQQEHYDLLKVLYSLFSDVHFYCVKDYITPCASEVASVLRHSKPMQAVTTQSSSQFIPPYKLPTDVMVPPISMSLSAEDSLKITGTLGGYLYPQIAQNDSAMSKFAGSTFAITCAHVVLTESQDHPHVCAPSKVLQTTYKKALLEESKQYPEGSIERSSFMEEIRHIEENLKWQQNNKFGQVVWGERTIINQKLSDFAIIKVNSNFCCQNHLGEDLTGLPDPALRFQNLYVKKTIVDLKPGLNVFKIGASSNYTRGNINGSKIVYWADGKIQSSEFVISSPRPLFATGGDSGSWILTKLDGELGLGVVGMLHSYDGEQKQFGLFTSIVDIIERLHDVTGVLWDIEPPTDL from the coding sequence ATGGCAAAAAGACTCCTAAGGTTTTATAAGAAACCTAGGGGCCAGCCGGGGAATTCTTCACAGGAGGGTCAGAGCGGTGGTAGTGATAGTAGGCATTCTGGGAGGGAGAGTGGGAAGGCGCAGGAGGATGATGTGCCTGGTGTATTAGGTATGGGTGGGGAGGTTTTCAGTAGTACGGCGTCAGTACAGTCATCTTCGatcttttccaaaagtGGGATCACATATGGGACCGATAACTCTTCAAACATTTCTGGGTCGGCCGCACGTAAGCAAACGGGGGCCTTGGCGGATAATGAGGATGTTGGGAAACCCTTAAGGGTGGTGGGGGTTGAGAATTTTGGTGAACCGTTGCATACGGTAATTGAGCAAGATGAGGAGGATAGGGAACAGGGTGTAGTTGTGGGTTCGTCTAGCAGGCTAGATGCTACAGAAATCGGGGTTAGAAGAGGATTCACAAGGGGTGTTCAGCAGCAGAGTTCTAGCGATAAGTTCATTACGATGGATCAAGTAGAAATGGAACTACGGGTTCTACAGAATAAACTAGACACTCTAGTGGACGATATCCACCAAAATGTGAAGAACATATCAAAAGCTGTGATTCAGGCGATCGAATATTTCAAAGAGTTTCTTCCTGATGTACgaaatttattatatcGGGTATCTATGGAGAGGTGCTTACATTTGAGGAATATCACCAAAGTAGTATTGCATTTCCAAGATAATCTACTACAGTCGGATGTATACAACAATTCTAGATCGATATTATTAAGGAGATACATGGAGTTCTTAGGGAAACTCAATGTAAATATCTATTCTGAACCGCTTGAAGCGACGGCACAGCATACATTGCCAACGATGAAGGTGTTCGCAATCGGCGAAGACTGTCATCTTCCTAACAAAAATAAGATCTCCTCGATTATCGACGAGATAGCACATGTAAACGACGGTTCTACATCCGATCAAGAAGGTGCATACATTGCTCCTTTGTTAAGGGGGTTAAGCAAGAGTTCCGCAATATTAACAATCATGTTTGGATTCCCAAACCCACAACAGGAACATTATGATCTTCTTAAGGTGTTGTATTCCTTATTTTCAGATGTGCACTTCTATTGTGTTAAGGATTATATCACTCCTTGTGCCTCTGAAGTTGCGTCCGTTCTACGCCATTCGAAGCCCATGCAGGCGGTCACTACACAGTCTTCTTCACAATTTATTCCCCCTTACAAACTACCTACAGATGTTATGGTTCCTCCTATCTCGATGTCCCTTTCTGCTGAAGATAGCTTAAAAATCACAGGCACATTAGGAGGCTACTTATATCCCCAAATAGCACAAAACGACTCCGCGATGTCAAAGTTCGCGGGCTCTACATTCGCAATAACGTGTGCACACGTTGTTCTAACAGAGTCACAGGATCATCCACATGTGTGCGCTCCTTCTAAAGTCCTACAGACAACCTACAAGAAAGCTTTATTAGAAGAATCGAAACAATACCCCGAAGGCAGTATCGAACGGTCCAGCTTTATGGAGGAGATCCGACACATAGAGGAAAACTTGAAATGGCAACAGAACAACAAGTTTGGACAGGTAGTTTGGGGTGAACGTACAATCATTAATCAGAAATTATCCGACTTCGCCATCATTAAAGTCAACTCCAACTTTTGTTGTCAAAATCACTTAGGCGAGGACCTGACTGGCTTACCGGACCCTGCATTGAGATTTCAGAACTTATACGTGAAGAAAACAATCGTGGATTTAAAACCCGGATTGAAcgttttcaaaattggaGCATCTTCCAATTACACAAGAGGTAATATAAACGGCTCCAAAATAGTATACTGGGCAGATGGAAAGATACAAAGTAGCGAATTTGTCATTTCTTCCCCGCGGCCCTTATTTGCCACAGGTGGCGATTCTGGCTCATGGATCTTGACCAAATTAGACGGCGAACTGGGTCTTGGTGTAGTAGGCATGTTACATAGCTACGACGGCGAACAGAAGCAATTTGGACTTTTTACCTCCATTGTTGACATTATAGAAAGACTTCACGATGTAACAGGTGTGCTATGGGATATAGAGCCACCTACAGACTTATAA
- the FBP26 gene encoding fructose-2,6-bisphosphatase (similar to Ashbya gossypii AEL106W), translating to MVGLPARGKSFISQKIVRYLSWLSIRAKCFNVGNYRRLAGGSKPNAEFFAPDNIEGQRIREKAVQMAVEDMMNWFYEDDGVVAILDATNSTRQRRDWVLKLCRENAIEPMFLESWCDDQDLIFRNISEMKTTSPDYEGCDPDAATQVFYERIEKYVSVYQPLEEVLDKELTFVRLINVAEQVVINRIETYLESRIVFYVMNLHIKPRCIWLSRHGESVYNLEKKIGGDSHLSTRGMEYARKLPELVRESTGDANLTVWTSTLVRTGETAQFLPYKQLQWKALDELDAGVCDGMTYEEIEKEYPEDFKARDEDKYEYRYRGGESYRDVVIRLEPIIMELERQENILIITHQAVLRCIYAYFMNVPQQESPWVSIPLHTLIKLEPRAYGTKVSTVKADIPAVSTYKEKGTSKVGEPAHCTPAPTIC from the coding sequence ATGGTGGGACTACCAGCCCGTGGAAAGTCTTTTATTTCCCAAAAGATAGTTAGATATTTGTCTTGGTTATCAATACGTGCAAAATGTTTTAATGTGGGGAATTATAGACGATTGGCAGGAGGGTCCAAGCCCAATGCAGAGTTCTTTGCTCCAGATAACATTGAGGGACAACGTATTAGGGAGAAAGCAGTACAAATGGCAGTGGAAGATATGATGAACTGGTTTTACGAAGATGACGGTGTAGTTGCGATTTTGGACGCCACGAATTCCACGCGGCAAAGAAGGGATTGGGTTTTAAAACTATGCAGAGAGAACGCTATTGAGCCGATGTTCTTGGAAAGCTGGTGTGATGATCAAGATTTGATATTCAGAAATATTAGCGAAATGAAGACGACGTCGCCTGATTATGAAGGTTGTGATCCGGATGCTGCCACCCAAGTCTTTTATGAGcgtattgaaaaatacgTAAGTGTCTACCAACCTCTGGAGGAAGTGCTTGATAAAGAGTTGACTTTTGTCAGGCTTATAAATGTCGCTGAACAAGTAGTTATCAACAGGATCGAGACATATCTTGAAAGCAGAATCGTTTTCTATGTGATGAACCTACATATAAAGCCAAGATGTATTTGGTTGTCCAGACACGGTGAGTCCGTGTATAACCTGGAGAAAAAGATAGGCGGTGATTCCCATTTATCAACTAGGGGCATGGAGTATGCCCGTAAGCTTCCCGAATTAGTTAGAGAATCTACCGGTGATGCAAATCTAACAGTGTGGACTTCCACACTGGTTCGCACCGGTGAGACAGCCCAATTCCTTCCATACAAGCAATTGCAGTGGAAGGCTcttgatgaattagatgcGGGGGTCTGCGATGGTATGACGTACGAAGAAATCGAAAAGGAATACCCTGAGGACTTTAAAGCTCGTGATGAAGACAAATATGAATATCGCTACCGTGGAGGTGAATCCTACCGTGATGTAGTCATTCGTCTCGAGCCTATCATCATGGAACTCGAACGTCAAGAAAATATTCTTATTATAACCCACCAGGCCGTCCTACGTTGCATTTACGCCTATTTTATGAACGTCCCCCAACAAGAATCCCCGTGGGTCTCCATTCCCTTACACACCCTAATCAAACTTGAACCTAGAGCCTACGGTACAAAAGTCTCAACTGTGAAAGCTGACATTCCCGCCGTAAGCACCTACAAAGAAAAGGGCACAAGCAAAGTGGGCGAACCCGCTCATTGTACCCCTGCTCCTACAATATGCTAG
- the VPS35 gene encoding retromer subunit VPS35 (similar to Ashbya gossypii AEL107W) has translation MSYADSVEQAASVIKQQAILIQRNLAQRKLMDALKHISIMLTELRNPSLTPKQYYELYILVYDALTTLSQYLVENHPKRHHLADLYELVQYAGNILPRLYLMITVGTAFLQIEDSPREEILKDMIEMCKGVQNPVRGLFLRYYLSQRTKEWLLPDTQEDGNDGEGQENGNKKFNVEFIINNFIEMNKLWVRLQHYGPLRERELRTKERKELQILIGSNLVRLSQIVEDDLKLYCGFILPQILEQIVQCRDVVSQEYLLDVICQVFPDEFHLATLSVLLEVTLKLNPDVSINKVVSTLIERFIGYMDRQTVDIDSIRETFKKLSTQDSTENTGSGITNSGDLFFVFWNYLEKLCEARPDLPLNDLLPLVQGILRLSLIWYPAKLSNIDCLLKFTVKKCQENGGPNVTADSEYLFQDLLLSLSSNDIFYRVLTECDSYQKLLSLQNVGLQKVIVNCILDTIFKRNIRISSKSHLDKILLICQSIIKVNNIKFHTSPLDDSERAASQDDDSTSSLLNLEQEKLAQLVHICYHKSIEKHVELLLTCKSWLYKGGIQLRYTYPAVIASFWKLIHKAKIKSKLYSSRKTRYKQLSNQLFKYVSRCLNDLFNTVGVSCSDMIFKLNLQTAAIADHLGLSEISYDFFTQAFTVFEESLNDSRTQFQAIVNMAQVLQKTRSLYVENHYDVLVTRCTLYGSKLLRKQDQCRAVYLCSHLWWATEIPLIGEEEGITKTFYREGKRVLECLQRSLRVADSIMDNVQSCQLMVEILNRCCYYFIHGDESATHVGTKYINGLIELIETNLKSLKMEESAELKDDKTMKASIHTRLVIGIDGSFINLPTAPTATLAAVSHKSPTVPISSLVLVVTEYLQRTLKYIEDQKLVDDRFKAIIL, from the coding sequence ATGTCATATGCAGATAGTGTGGAGCAGGCGGCTTCTGTAATCAAGCAGCAGGCTATTTTAATTCAAAGGAATCTTGCTCAGCGAAAGCTGATGGATGCTTTGAAACATATTAGCATTATGCTTACCGAACTTCGGAATCCTTCGTTGACTCCTAAGCAGTATTATGAATTGTACATACTTGTGTATGATGCTCTCACTACTTTGTCTCAGTACCTAGTTGAGAATCATCCGAAGAGACATCATTTAGCGGATCTTTATGAGCTTGTACAATATGCTGGAAACATTTTACCTCGATTATACCTAATGATAACAGTTGGAACGgcatttcttcaaatagaGGATTCTCCACGGGAGGagattttgaaggataTGATTGAGATGTGCAAAGGGGTGCAGAATCCTGTGAGGGGTCTGTTTTTACGTTACTATCTATCGCAGCGGACCAAGGAATGGTTATTACCTGATACTCAAGAAGATGGGAATGATGGTGAGGGTCAAGAAAATGGAAATAAAAAGTTCAATGttgaatttattattaataactTCATTGAAATGAATAAGTTGTGGGTTCGGTTGCAGCATTATGGCCCTTTGAGAGAACGGGAGTTGCGTACCAAGGAGCGTAAGGAGCTTCAGATTCTTATTGGATCTAATCTAGTGAGACTGTCtcaaattgttgaagatgatttGAAGCTATATTGCGGTTTCATTTTACCTCAGATATTGGAGCAAATTGTTCAGTGCCGTGATGTCGTATCTCAAGAATATTTGTTAGATGTTATATGCCAGGTGTTCCCTGACGAGTTTCATTTGGCTACGTTATCTGTACTCCTGGAGGTGACTTTGAAATTGAATCCGGACGTCTCAATTAATAAAGTTGTTTCAACTTTGATTGAGCGTTTCATTGGGTATATGGATCGGCAAACCGTTGATATAGACTCTATCAGAGAAACTTTCAAAAAGCTTTCCACCCAGGATTCTACTGAAAATACAGGATCGGGCATTACTAACTCTGGAGACcttttctttgttttctggaATTACTTGGAAAAACTGTGTGAGGCTCGTCCTGATCTACCCTTAAACGACTTACTACCACTTGTCCAAGGTATATTAAGGCTTTCATTGATTTGGTATCCTGCTAAACTTTCTAACATAGATTGCTTGCTGAAATTCACTGTCAAAAAGTGCCAAGAAAACGGAGGTCCTAATGTGACGGCGGATAGTGAATACTTATTCCAAGATTTACTGTTATCCTTATCTTCCAACGATATCTTCTACCGTGTGTTAACGGAATGCGACTCGTACCAAAAACTATTATCTTTGCAAAATGTTGGTTTACAAAAGGTAATAGTTAACTGCATTCTTGATACCATTTTTAAAAGGAATATACGAATAAGCAGTAAGTCCCATTTGGATAAGATTTTGCTAATTTGCCAGTCGATCATAAAAGTTAACAATATAAAGTTCCACACTTCTCCCCTGGATGACTCTGAGCGCGCTGCTTCtcaagatgatgatagtaCCAGCTCATTATTAAATCTTGAACAAGAGAAGCTGGCTCAACTGGTTCATATTTGTTACCATAAATCAATTGAGAAGCATGTTGAATTGCTCTTGACGTGTAAAAGCTGGCTTTATAAAGGGGGCATTCAGCTACGCTACACATATCCAGCTGTTATTGCTAGTTTCTGGAAGTTGATTCATAAAGCCAAAATCAAAAGTAAGTTGTATTCAAGCAGAAAGACTCGCTATAAACAGCTGAGTAACcaattattcaaatatgTTTCACGCTGTCTCAACGACTTATTTAACACCGTTGGTGTTTCTTGTTCTGATATGATTTTCAAGTTGAATCTCCAAACTGCAGCGATAGCCGACCACCTAGGCCTTAGTGAGATATCCTATGACTTTTTCACTCAGGCATTTACGGTCTTTGAGGAGTCTCTGAATGATTCAAGGACCCAATTTCAAGCCATTGTGAACATGGCACAGGTTCTGCAAAAAACACGTTCCTTATACGTGGAAAACCATTATGATGTGTTAGTAACACGCTGTACTTTGTACGGATCTAAACTACTAAGGAAACAAGACCAATGCCGTGCCGTATATCTGTGTTCCCATTTGTGGTGGGCAACAGAAATTCCCCTAATTGgcgaagaagaaggcatTACTAAAACATTCTACCGGGAGGGCAAACGTGTTTTGGAGTGTTTGCAACGTTCTTTAAGAGTTGCGGATTCTATTATGGATAACGTGCAGAGCTGCCAATTGATGGTAGAAATACTGAATCGCTGCTGTTACTATTTCATCCATGGTGATGAATCTGCCACTCATGTtggaacaaaatatataaacGGCCTGATTGAGCTCATAGAGACCAACCTGAAGTCTTTAAAAATGGAGGAATCTGCTGAACttaaagatgataaaactATGAAAGCCTCCATCCATACTAGACTTGTGATTGGTATCGATGGATCTTTTATCAATCTACCTACAGCCCCAACAGCTACACTGGCCGCAGTAAGCCATAAGTCCCCAACTGTTCCGATTTCTTCTCTTGTGTTAGTCGTAACCGAATATTTACAAAGGACTTTGAAATACATAGAAGATCAAAAATTAGTGGATGATAGATTCAAAGCTATAATATTGTAG